The proteins below are encoded in one region of bacterium:
- a CDS encoding sigma 54-interacting transcriptional regulator: MRILLVDDDPPRTLTLALARAAPRAEVRIVPVAGPPPDGAPALVVLGPGAVDDGVADRIAALRARHSTAPLVVVTALDRASVAVAVLRAGAADCRPLHGLDELLPAAVAELLHPPPGRARPPAGDDAPLPGLVGASPAIQAVRRLVRTAARTDATVLLEGETGTGKEVVARAVHAVGRRAARPFVPLNCAAIPETLAESELFGHARGAFTGAVQDRPGALRLADGGTLFLDEIEDLPLALQAKLLRVVQDREVRPLGATTVRRVDVRLVAAANRELARMVEDGAFRRDLFYRLRVLTIRLPPLRERRGDLPILVAHFLARFNERHGTVLAPPPPHALRVLGEHPWPGNVRELENTVESLCITAQATGADLGALLRSGDVLGGGLWADERARILRVLEDHRWNRQRSAAALGISRVTLWRRMERHGIRDPLGAPARETA, translated from the coding sequence ATGCGGATCCTGCTCGTCGACGACGACCCGCCCCGCACGCTCACCCTGGCGCTGGCACGCGCGGCGCCGCGGGCCGAGGTGCGGATCGTCCCGGTCGCGGGGCCGCCGCCCGACGGCGCGCCCGCCCTGGTGGTGCTCGGTCCCGGGGCGGTCGACGACGGGGTCGCCGACCGCATCGCCGCGCTGCGGGCGCGGCATTCGACCGCGCCGCTCGTCGTCGTGACGGCGCTCGATCGCGCCAGCGTCGCGGTCGCCGTGCTGCGCGCCGGCGCGGCCGACTGCCGGCCGCTGCACGGGCTCGACGAGCTGCTGCCCGCCGCCGTCGCCGAGCTGCTCCATCCGCCGCCCGGGCGCGCGCGTCCGCCGGCCGGCGACGACGCCCCGCTCCCCGGGCTGGTCGGTGCCAGCCCGGCCATCCAGGCGGTGCGCCGCCTCGTGCGCACCGCGGCGCGCACCGATGCCACCGTCCTGCTCGAAGGCGAGACCGGAACCGGCAAGGAGGTCGTCGCGCGCGCCGTCCACGCGGTCGGCCGCCGCGCGGCGCGACCGTTCGTGCCGCTCAACTGTGCCGCCATCCCCGAGACGCTCGCCGAGAGCGAGCTCTTCGGCCACGCCCGCGGCGCGTTCACCGGCGCCGTGCAGGACCGTCCCGGGGCACTGCGTCTGGCCGACGGCGGCACCCTGTTCCTCGACGAGATCGAGGACCTGCCGCTGGCGCTCCAGGCGAAGCTCCTGCGCGTGGTGCAGGACCGCGAGGTCCGCCCGCTCGGGGCGACGACGGTGCGACGGGTCGACGTGCGCCTGGTCGCGGCCGCGAACCGCGAGCTGGCCCGCATGGTCGAGGACGGCGCGTTCCGCCGCGACCTCTTCTACCGGCTGCGCGTCCTCACCATCCGCCTGCCGCCGTTGCGCGAGCGACGCGGCGACCTGCCGATCCTCGTCGCCCACTTCCTCGCGCGCTTCAACGAGCGCCACGGCACGGTGCTCGCGCCGCCGCCGCCGCACGCACTGCGCGTCCTCGGCGAGCATCCGTGGCCGGGCAACGTGCGCGAGCTCGAGAACACCGTCGAGTCGCTCTGCATCACGGCGCAGGCGACCGGCGCCGATCTCGGCGCGCTCCTGCGCTCCGGCGACGTCCTCGGCGGCGGGCTGTGGGCCGACGAGCGCGCACGCATCCTGCGCGTGCTGGAGGATCACCGCTGGAACCGGCAGCGCAGCGCCGCCGCGCTCGGCATCTCGCGCGTGACGCTGTGGCGCCGGATGGAGCGGCACGGCATCCGCGATCCGCTCGGCGCCCCGGCGCGTGAAACGGCATGA
- a CDS encoding DUF3105 domain-containing protein yields MIPIRGVLVVVALLGTVTAVSAHRAEPVRCADARWVVTAGGERLGDGSGAPVVLVVAGGTMTLDGGCAPTAQRLRVTRRGTRVRLRIASCAGLRAVRVQAVLAPSCDAIGGRVRAKRTRPTAFAAAPSRCDDGIADAGAGEQCDGAACDGAVVCVGCGCGAPVTTTTLPPAASCVTSAVPIAGFTHVPVGSAITYPNDPPSSGNHYPIWARWGVYTQAVPRGYWVHNLEHGGVVVLHRPDVGAASVGALHAAFDAVPLDPACTHRRTLLTPDPLMTPAVAVVSWGWQMLCDGVDQQAIVAFAGAHRGNGREDLCAQGGYP; encoded by the coding sequence GTGATCCCGATCCGCGGCGTCCTCGTCGTCGTGGCGCTCCTCGGCACGGTGACGGCGGTGTCGGCGCATCGCGCCGAGCCCGTTCGATGTGCCGATGCGCGCTGGGTCGTGACCGCCGGCGGCGAGCGTCTCGGCGACGGCTCGGGCGCGCCGGTCGTGCTCGTCGTCGCCGGCGGCACCATGACGCTCGACGGCGGCTGCGCGCCGACGGCGCAGCGGCTGCGCGTCACCCGGCGCGGGACGCGGGTCCGTCTCCGCATCGCGTCGTGCGCGGGCCTCCGGGCGGTGCGCGTGCAGGCGGTCCTCGCGCCGTCGTGCGACGCGATCGGCGGGCGCGTGCGCGCGAAGCGGACCAGGCCGACGGCGTTCGCGGCCGCGCCGTCGCGCTGCGACGACGGCATCGCCGACGCCGGCGCCGGCGAGCAGTGCGACGGGGCCGCCTGCGACGGTGCGGTCGTGTGCGTCGGCTGCGGCTGCGGCGCGCCGGTCACCACGACGACGCTGCCGCCCGCCGCCTCCTGCGTGACCAGCGCGGTGCCGATTGCGGGCTTCACCCACGTCCCGGTCGGCTCCGCCATCACCTACCCGAACGATCCGCCGTCGTCGGGCAACCACTATCCGATCTGGGCGCGCTGGGGCGTCTACACGCAGGCGGTCCCGCGCGGCTACTGGGTACACAACCTCGAGCACGGCGGCGTCGTCGTCCTGCATCGTCCCGACGTCGGCGCGGCGTCGGTCGGCGCGCTCCACGCCGCCTTCGACGCCGTCCCGCTCGACCCGGCATGCACGCACCGGCGCACGCTGCTCACGCCGGATCCGCTGATGACGCCCGCCGTCGCGGTCGTGTCCTGGGGCTGGCAGATGCTCTGCGACGGCGTCGACCAGCAGGCGATCGTCGCTTTCGCCGGCGCGCACCGCGGGAACGGGCGCGAGGACCTCTGCGCACAGGGCGGCTATCCGTGA
- a CDS encoding dienelactone hydrolase family protein, with the protein MSVQTEMIEVPTPAGTMPAQLSIPAGAAKAPAVIVIQEAFGLNDHIKDVAQRIAAEGYVTLAPDMFYRGGAGRTAGYDQLPDALRLMGELRDDAIVEDVAAAVAFLQQHQGVRGDRIGITGFCMGGRVSFLAAAALPGKITAAAPFYGGGIPIDRTKELTQPVLAFFGADDPFIPLDSVEALRAEAKQHGKHIDDVVYPKAPHGFFCNERDSYRPEAAKDAWEQLKAFFAKHLKAA; encoded by the coding sequence ATGAGCGTGCAGACGGAGATGATCGAGGTGCCGACGCCCGCGGGAACGATGCCCGCGCAGCTGTCGATCCCGGCCGGCGCGGCGAAGGCGCCGGCGGTGATCGTGATCCAGGAGGCGTTCGGCCTGAACGACCACATCAAGGACGTCGCACAGCGCATCGCCGCCGAGGGCTACGTCACGCTGGCGCCCGACATGTTCTACCGCGGCGGCGCCGGTCGCACCGCGGGCTACGATCAGCTTCCCGATGCGCTGCGCCTCATGGGCGAGCTCCGCGACGACGCCATCGTCGAGGACGTCGCCGCGGCCGTCGCGTTCCTCCAGCAGCACCAGGGCGTGCGCGGCGACCGCATCGGCATCACCGGCTTCTGCATGGGCGGACGCGTGAGCTTCCTCGCCGCCGCCGCGCTGCCGGGGAAGATCACGGCGGCGGCGCCGTTCTACGGCGGCGGCATCCCGATCGACCGCACGAAGGAGCTGACCCAGCCCGTGCTCGCCTTCTTCGGCGCCGACGACCCGTTCATCCCGTTGGACTCCGTCGAGGCGCTGCGCGCCGAGGCGAAGCAGCACGGCAAGCACATCGACGACGTCGTCTATCCGAAGGCGCCGCACGGCTTCTTCTGCAACGAGCGCGACTCGTACCGCCCCGAGGCGGCGAAGGACGCGTGGGAGCAGCTGAAGGCCTTCTTCGCGAAGCACCTGAAGGCCGCCTGA
- a CDS encoding methionyl-tRNA formyltransferase: protein MRVLLVGQAAFAEKVLEGLVAAGDEIVGVVCPPDRGPKPDAVKAAALARGIPVHQWKNLKGDDARAVFTNARADLGVLAYVTQIVPESLIGLPRHGTICFHPSLLPKYRGGSAIPWQLINGETTTGVTVFWTDAGIDTGPILLQRTADVGPDDTAGSLYYQKLFPLGVDVVLESVRLVREGRAPRVPQDDAQGTYDPLLTDAHARIDWTQPQQRVHDLVRGCDPQPGAHTTVAGKTLRLFDPRRVDGAGAPGTVLAVGADGITIATAGGAVRCARARGDGAKAAAAEVAVAMGIAGGTRLG, encoded by the coding sequence GTGCGCGTTCTCCTCGTCGGCCAGGCCGCGTTCGCCGAGAAGGTGCTCGAGGGGCTCGTCGCCGCGGGCGACGAGATCGTCGGCGTCGTCTGCCCGCCGGATCGCGGGCCGAAGCCCGATGCCGTGAAGGCCGCCGCGCTCGCGCGCGGCATCCCGGTGCATCAGTGGAAGAATCTGAAGGGCGACGACGCCCGCGCCGTGTTCACGAACGCGCGTGCCGACCTCGGCGTGCTCGCCTACGTCACCCAGATCGTGCCCGAGTCGCTGATCGGGCTGCCGCGTCACGGCACGATCTGCTTCCACCCGTCGCTGCTGCCGAAGTATCGCGGCGGCAGCGCCATCCCGTGGCAGCTCATCAACGGCGAGACGACGACCGGCGTCACCGTCTTCTGGACCGACGCCGGCATCGACACCGGCCCGATCCTCCTCCAGCGCACCGCCGACGTCGGCCCCGACGACACCGCGGGCAGCCTCTACTACCAGAAGCTCTTTCCCCTCGGCGTCGACGTCGTGCTGGAGAGCGTTCGGCTGGTGCGCGAGGGCCGGGCGCCGCGCGTGCCCCAGGACGACGCGCAGGGGACGTACGATCCGCTCCTCACCGACGCCCATGCGCGCATCGACTGGACGCAGCCGCAGCAGCGCGTGCACGATCTCGTCCGCGGCTGCGACCCGCAGCCGGGCGCGCACACGACCGTCGCAGGGAAGACGCTGCGCCTGTTCGACCCTCGCCGGGTGGACGGCGCGGGCGCCCCGGGCACGGTGCTGGCGGTGGGCGCCGACGGGATCACGATCGCGACTGCCGGCGGCGCGGTGCGCTGCGCGCGCGCCCGCGGCGACGGCGCGAAGGCCGCCGCCGCGGAGGTCGCGGTCGCGATGGGCATCGCAGGCGGCACGCGGCTCGGCTGA
- a CDS encoding amidohydrolase: MIDPLAELRREADALLPDCIALRRALHAAPELGLDLPETQRAVLDALAGLDLEIATGGATSAIVATIRGTKPGPTLLLRADMDALPMREATGLPFASTRDAMHACGHDAHVAMLASAMRLLAARRDRLAGTVKAFFQPGEEGFGGAKILIDEGLLAHAPAVDAAFAIHMDSSSPSGSVLWRPGPILAAADALAVELRGRGGHASMPHRALDPIPVACEIVLALQTLVTRRVDAFDPAVLTIARLRAGSTGNVIPSSAQMMGTLRTFSERTREDMHAGIRRVAAGIAAAHGLEADVQIVPGYPVTVNDAGFAGFAQETAAALLGRARVHEMPAPIMGAEDFSYILQQVPGALVFLGARPPQGDPHPLHSDRMTLDEAAFATGIALHAAVALRWLAPEAAR; the protein is encoded by the coding sequence ATGATCGATCCCCTCGCCGAGCTGCGCCGGGAGGCCGACGCCCTCCTGCCCGACTGCATCGCGCTCCGCCGCGCCCTCCACGCCGCGCCCGAGCTGGGCCTCGACCTGCCCGAGACCCAGCGCGCCGTCCTGGATGCGCTCGCCGGGCTCGACCTCGAGATCGCGACCGGCGGCGCCACCAGCGCGATCGTCGCGACCATCCGCGGCACGAAGCCCGGCCCGACCCTGCTCCTGCGCGCCGACATGGACGCGCTGCCGATGCGCGAGGCGACCGGCCTCCCCTTCGCCTCGACGCGCGACGCCATGCACGCCTGCGGCCACGACGCGCACGTCGCCATGCTGGCGTCGGCGATGCGTCTCCTCGCCGCACGCCGCGACCGCCTCGCCGGCACGGTGAAGGCGTTCTTCCAGCCCGGTGAGGAGGGCTTCGGCGGGGCGAAGATCCTCATCGACGAGGGCCTGCTGGCCCACGCGCCCGCGGTCGACGCGGCGTTCGCGATCCACATGGACAGCTCGTCGCCGTCGGGCAGCGTCCTCTGGCGCCCCGGCCCGATCCTCGCCGCCGCCGACGCCCTCGCCGTCGAGCTGCGCGGCCGCGGCGGCCACGCCTCGATGCCGCACCGCGCGCTCGATCCCATCCCGGTCGCCTGCGAGATCGTCCTGGCGCTGCAGACCCTCGTCACCCGCCGCGTCGACGCCTTCGATCCGGCCGTGCTGACGATCGCGCGCCTGCGCGCGGGCAGCACCGGCAACGTGATCCCGTCGTCGGCCCAGATGATGGGCACGCTGCGGACGTTCTCCGAGCGCACGCGCGAAGACATGCACGCCGGCATCCGTCGCGTCGCCGCGGGCATCGCCGCCGCACACGGCCTCGAGGCCGACGTCCAGATCGTGCCCGGCTATCCCGTCACCGTGAACGACGCAGGCTTCGCGGGCTTCGCGCAGGAGACCGCCGCGGCCCTCCTCGGCCGCGCCCGCGTGCACGAGATGCCGGCGCCCATCATGGGCGCGGAGGACTTCTCCTACATCCTCCAGCAGGTGCCGGGTGCGCTCGTCTTCCTCGGCGCCCGCCCGCCGCAGGGCGACCCGCACCCGCTGCACTCCGATCGCATGACGCTCGACGAGGCGGCGTTCGCGACCGGCATCGCGCTCCACGCCGCCGTCGCCCTGCGCTGGCTCGCGCCGGAGGCGGCGCGCTAG
- a CDS encoding IclR family transcriptional regulator, giving the protein MRREKTNYVIQSVSHALDVLEQFCRDSDELGVTELSKRLKLHKNNVFRLLATLESRGYIEQNRATENYRLGIRCLQLGQAYVQHMGLLRQAGPIMTDVVRQARETVYVAVLRRGGMVPVEVVEADRPVRIVPSLGEALPLHCTAAGKAYLAFETEDDFRALVPDALQRFTDRTPVDRSALQQQLEKVASQGYAIDMGEHVEDVRAVAVPIRDYTRTVVATMAVAGPAYRFQAERIDKELAPLIVKAGRELSSRLGSDVGVQKAQA; this is encoded by the coding sequence ATGCGCCGCGAGAAGACCAACTACGTCATCCAGTCCGTCTCCCATGCGCTCGACGTGCTGGAGCAGTTCTGTCGCGACAGCGACGAGCTCGGCGTCACCGAGCTGTCGAAGCGGCTGAAGCTGCACAAGAACAACGTCTTCCGTCTCCTCGCGACGCTCGAGTCACGCGGCTACATCGAGCAGAACCGCGCCACCGAGAACTACCGCCTCGGCATCCGCTGCCTCCAGCTCGGCCAGGCCTACGTGCAGCACATGGGGCTGCTGCGGCAGGCCGGACCGATCATGACCGACGTCGTACGCCAGGCGCGCGAGACCGTCTACGTCGCCGTCCTCCGCCGCGGCGGCATGGTGCCGGTCGAGGTCGTCGAGGCGGATCGTCCCGTGCGCATCGTCCCGAGCCTCGGCGAGGCGCTGCCGCTCCACTGCACCGCCGCCGGCAAAGCCTATCTCGCCTTCGAGACCGAGGACGACTTTCGCGCGCTGGTCCCCGACGCGCTCCAGCGCTTCACCGACCGCACACCCGTCGACCGCAGCGCGCTGCAGCAGCAGCTCGAGAAGGTCGCCTCGCAGGGCTACGCCATCGACATGGGCGAGCACGTCGAGGACGTGCGCGCCGTCGCCGTGCCGATCCGTGACTACACGCGCACGGTGGTGGCGACCATGGCGGTCGCCGGACCCGCCTATCGCTTCCAGGCGGAGCGCATCGACAAGGAGCTGGCGCCGCTCATCGTGAAGGCGGG